From a region of the Streptomyces venezuelae genome:
- a CDS encoding sensor histidine kinase: MTGWWKNRGTAGKVELYTRGSFHLFVLLEITSFGLMPVAATAPGRRSVLLPLALLLVVCGHAVLCGVLNSLALSWVVGRRERPVRLAVAAAVVTAVCTLAVLVLRATGQFTEEAVAPSLVAGLTWFCSGSLVLCMRSVKRMLFIPPTAGIATGLAALALGTPAVTSLFYGVGIVLGSLFFGATCGFSVWLLRTVYELEHSREVQARLAVAEERLRFGRDLHDVMGRNLAVIALKSELAIQLARRERPEAVEQMIEVQRIAQESQREVRDVVRGYREADLSVELEGARGVLSAAGMDCRVDFQAARATVLPSEVQSALGWVVREATTNILRHGDAHRCLIRLTAGENGSVELVVENDGAPEAPAGPPGSGLAGLRERLAALDGTLAAGLVGDGRFRLLARIPERRLQGLEVRA; the protein is encoded by the coding sequence ATGACGGGGTGGTGGAAGAACCGCGGCACCGCGGGGAAGGTCGAGCTCTACACCCGGGGGTCGTTCCATCTGTTCGTCCTCCTGGAGATCACGTCCTTCGGGCTGATGCCCGTGGCCGCCACCGCCCCCGGCAGGCGCTCGGTCCTGCTGCCCCTCGCGCTGCTGCTCGTGGTGTGCGGCCACGCGGTGCTGTGCGGGGTCCTCAACTCCCTGGCGCTGTCCTGGGTGGTGGGACGGCGCGAACGTCCCGTCCGGCTGGCGGTCGCGGCGGCCGTCGTGACGGCCGTCTGCACCCTGGCCGTGCTCGTCCTGCGGGCGACCGGGCAGTTCACCGAAGAGGCCGTGGCGCCGTCACTGGTGGCGGGGCTGACCTGGTTCTGCTCGGGGTCGCTGGTGCTGTGCATGCGGTCGGTGAAGCGGATGCTGTTCATCCCCCCGACGGCAGGGATCGCGACGGGGCTGGCCGCGCTCGCCCTGGGCACGCCGGCCGTCACGTCGCTGTTCTACGGCGTGGGCATCGTGCTCGGCAGCCTGTTCTTCGGCGCCACCTGCGGTTTCTCGGTGTGGCTGCTGAGAACGGTCTACGAGCTGGAGCACTCCCGCGAGGTCCAGGCGCGGCTCGCGGTGGCGGAGGAACGGCTGCGGTTCGGTCGTGACCTGCACGACGTGATGGGCCGCAACCTGGCGGTGATCGCGCTCAAGAGCGAGCTGGCGATACAGCTGGCCCGGCGCGAACGGCCGGAAGCGGTGGAGCAGATGATCGAGGTGCAGCGGATCGCCCAGGAGTCCCAGCGGGAGGTCCGCGACGTGGTGCGGGGCTACCGGGAGGCGGACCTGTCGGTGGAACTGGAAGGCGCGCGCGGGGTGCTCAGTGCGGCCGGGATGGACTGCCGGGTGGACTTCCAGGCCGCTCGGGCCACGGTGCTGCCGTCCGAGGTCCAGTCGGCCCTCGGCTGGGTGGTGCGGGAGGCGACGACGAACATCCTGCGGCACGGCGACGCGCACCGCTGCCTGATCCGGCTGACCGCCGGGGAGAACGGCTCCGTGGAACTGGTGGTGGAGAACGACGGGGCGCCCGAGGCCCCGGCCGGGCCGCCGGGCTCGGGGCTGGCCGGGCTGCGGGAACGGCTCGCGGCCCTGGACGGGACGCTGGCGGCGGGGCTGGTCGGCGACGGCCGCTTCCGGCTGCTGGCCCGGATCCCGGAACGACGACTGCAAGGACTGGAGGTGCGGGCGTGA
- a CDS encoding response regulator transcription factor, producing MSPVRVLLADDEHLIRGALAALLALEDDLLVVAEAASGPEALAMARAHRPDVAVLDLQMPGADGVSVATSLRAELPGCKIMIVTSHGRPGHLKRALAAGVRAFTPKTVSAQRLAELIRTVHAGGRYVDPELAADAISAGDSPLTAREAEVLELAADGAPIAEIAERASLSQGTVRNYLSSAATKLGAENRHTAVRLARERGWV from the coding sequence GTGAGCCCCGTACGCGTACTGCTCGCCGACGACGAGCATCTGATCCGGGGCGCGTTGGCGGCGCTGCTCGCGCTGGAGGACGACCTGCTGGTCGTCGCGGAGGCCGCCTCGGGACCCGAGGCGCTGGCGATGGCACGGGCCCACCGGCCGGACGTGGCGGTGCTGGACCTGCAGATGCCGGGGGCGGACGGTGTGAGTGTCGCCACATCCCTGCGGGCCGAACTGCCCGGGTGCAAGATCATGATCGTGACCAGTCACGGCCGCCCCGGGCACCTGAAGCGGGCACTGGCGGCGGGGGTGCGGGCCTTCACCCCCAAGACCGTTTCGGCGCAGCGGCTGGCCGAGCTGATCCGGACCGTGCACGCCGGAGGCCGTTACGTGGACCCGGAGTTGGCGGCCGACGCGATCAGTGCGGGGGACTCGCCGCTGACCGCCCGGGAGGCGGAGGTACTCGAACTCGCGGCGGACGGGGCACCGATCGCGGAGATCGCGGAACGGGCCTCGCTGTCCCAGGGGACGGTACGGAACTACCTGTCCTCGGCGGCCACGAAGCTGGGTGCGGAGAACCGGCATACGGCAGTGCGTCTCGCGAGGGAGCGAGGTTGGGTATAG
- a CDS encoding phosphoribosylaminoimidazolesuccinocarboxamide synthase yields the protein MSGFVEKPEPVQVPGLVHLHTGKVRDLYRDEDGRLVMVASDRMSAFDWVLPTEIPDKGRVLTQLSLWWFDQLADLVPNHVLSTDLPAGAPADWAGRTLICKNLDMVPVECVARGYLAGSGLAEYEETRTVCGLALPEGLVNGSELPAPIFTPAAKAAVGEHDENVSYEEVARTAGAETAALLRQTTLAVYSRARDIARERGIILADTKFEFGFDPEDGTLVAADEVLTPDSSRFWPADQWEPGRSQPSFDKQYVRDWLSSPASGWDRKGELPPPVLPAEVVARTSAKYIEAFERLTGQSWS from the coding sequence GTGTCCGGATTCGTCGAAAAGCCCGAGCCGGTTCAGGTACCTGGCCTCGTCCACCTCCACACCGGCAAGGTGCGCGACCTCTACCGTGACGAGGACGGCCGCCTCGTCATGGTCGCCAGCGACCGCATGTCCGCCTTCGACTGGGTGCTGCCCACCGAGATCCCGGACAAGGGCCGCGTCCTGACCCAGCTCTCCCTGTGGTGGTTCGACCAGCTCGCGGACCTGGTCCCGAACCACGTCCTCTCCACCGACCTGCCCGCCGGCGCCCCCGCCGACTGGGCCGGACGCACCCTGATCTGCAAGAACCTCGACATGGTCCCGGTCGAGTGCGTGGCCCGCGGCTACCTCGCCGGCTCCGGCCTCGCCGAGTACGAGGAGACCCGCACGGTCTGCGGGCTCGCCCTCCCCGAGGGGCTCGTGAACGGCTCCGAGCTGCCCGCCCCGATCTTCACCCCGGCCGCCAAGGCCGCCGTCGGCGAGCACGACGAGAACGTCTCCTACGAGGAGGTCGCGCGTACCGCCGGCGCCGAGACGGCGGCGCTGCTGCGCCAGACGACGCTGGCCGTGTACTCGCGTGCCCGGGACATCGCCCGCGAGCGCGGCATCATCCTGGCCGACACCAAGTTCGAGTTCGGTTTCGACCCCGAGGACGGCACCCTGGTCGCCGCCGACGAGGTGCTGACCCCGGACTCCTCCCGCTTCTGGCCCGCCGACCAGTGGGAGCCGGGCCGCTCGCAGCCCTCCTTCGACAAGCAGTACGTCCGCGACTGGCTGTCCTCCCCGGCCTCCGGCTGGGACCGCAAGGGCGAGCTTCCGCCGCCGGTCCTCCCGGCGGAGGTCGTCGCCCGGACCAGCGCGAAGTACATCGAGGCCTTCGAGCGCCTCACCGGCCAGTCCTGGTCGTAG
- a CDS encoding N,N-dimethylformamidase beta subunit family domain-containing protein, protein MGGADQIRRWESGALAHAVTDPFGQGPLPWFRGSELYFDDTGQVVPWYVDPAAAAAGTGQIPRARGNGGPRTADDVHRQIKGFASTGAVTPGEAIDFHITVDPPQQFSVDVYRIGHYGGDGASKITTSPRLSGIVQPAPLAADRTVSCHHWWMSWRLQVPSYWSVGAYVAVLTTADGYRSHIPFTVRDDHPADLLLLLPDITWQAYNLYPEDGRSGASLYHAWDEEGRLLGEQDAAVTVSFDRPYAGAGLPLHVGHAYDFIRWAERYGYDIAYADTRDLHAGRVDPTRYRGLVFPGHDEYWSAPMRRTVERARRHGTSLVFLSANTMYWQVELGPSPSGVDDRLLTCRKRRGPGRPSLWREVDRPEQQLLGIQYAGRVPEPAPLIVRNATHWLWDSTGAGENDELPGLVAGEADRYFPRTQLPEHQDRILLAHSPYLDSEGHRRHQETSLYRAPSGALVFASGTFAWSPALDRPGHVDERVQRATANLLDRICKHD, encoded by the coding sequence ATGGGTGGTGCGGACCAGATCCGGCGTTGGGAGTCAGGTGCGCTCGCGCACGCGGTGACCGACCCCTTCGGCCAGGGCCCCCTGCCCTGGTTCCGGGGCAGTGAGCTCTACTTCGACGACACCGGCCAGGTCGTGCCCTGGTACGTGGACCCTGCGGCCGCGGCGGCCGGTACCGGCCAGATCCCGCGCGCCCGCGGCAACGGCGGTCCCCGCACCGCCGACGACGTCCACCGCCAGATCAAGGGCTTCGCCTCCACCGGAGCCGTCACCCCCGGCGAGGCCATCGACTTCCACATCACCGTCGACCCGCCCCAGCAGTTCTCCGTCGACGTCTACCGGATCGGCCACTACGGCGGCGACGGCGCCTCGAAGATCACCACCAGCCCCCGGCTCTCCGGCATCGTCCAGCCGGCCCCCCTCGCCGCCGACCGCACCGTCTCCTGCCACCACTGGTGGATGTCCTGGCGCCTCCAGGTCCCCTCGTACTGGAGCGTCGGCGCGTACGTCGCCGTTCTCACCACCGCCGACGGCTACCGCTCCCACATCCCCTTCACGGTCCGCGACGACCATCCCGCCGACCTCCTGCTGCTGCTTCCCGACATCACCTGGCAGGCCTACAACCTCTATCCCGAGGACGGCCGCAGCGGCGCCAGCCTCTACCACGCCTGGGACGAGGAGGGCCGGCTGCTCGGCGAGCAGGACGCGGCCGTCACCGTGTCCTTCGACCGCCCCTACGCGGGCGCGGGCCTGCCCCTGCACGTCGGTCACGCCTACGACTTCATCCGCTGGGCCGAGCGCTACGGCTACGACATCGCCTACGCCGACACCCGCGACCTGCACGCCGGCCGCGTCGACCCCACCCGCTACCGCGGGCTGGTCTTCCCCGGCCACGACGAGTACTGGTCGGCCCCCATGCGCCGCACCGTCGAGCGTGCCCGCCGGCACGGCACCTCGCTCGTCTTCCTCTCCGCCAACACGATGTACTGGCAGGTCGAGCTCGGCCCGTCGCCCTCCGGGGTCGACGACCGGCTCCTCACCTGCCGAAAACGGCGCGGCCCGGGCCGCCCCAGCCTGTGGCGCGAGGTCGACCGCCCGGAGCAGCAGCTGCTCGGCATCCAGTACGCGGGCCGGGTCCCGGAACCCGCGCCCCTGATCGTGCGCAACGCCACCCACTGGCTCTGGGACTCCACCGGCGCGGGCGAGAACGACGAGCTGCCCGGCCTCGTCGCGGGTGAGGCCGACCGCTACTTCCCGCGCACGCAGCTCCCCGAGCACCAGGACCGGATCCTGCTGGCGCACTCCCCGTACCTCGACAGCGAGGGCCACCGCCGCCACCAGGAGACCTCCCTCTACCGGGCGCCCAGCGGCGCGCTGGTCTTCGCCTCGGGCACCTTCGCCTGGTCCCCGGCCCTCGACCGCCCCGGCCATGTGGACGAGCGCGTACAGCGGGCCACGGCCAATCTCCTCGACCGGATCTGCAAACACGACTGA
- the purD gene encoding phosphoribosylamine--glycine ligase has protein sequence MKVLVIGGGAREHALCRSLSLDPDVSALYCAPGNAGIAEVAELRPVDALDGGAVAALATELGAALVVVGPEAPLVAGVADAVRAAGIPVFGPSAEAAQLEGSKAFAKDVMAAAGVPTARSYVCTTPEEVDEALDAFGAPYVVKDDGLAAGKGVVVTEDLAAARAHALGCDRVVIEEYLDGPEVSLFAITDGVTVVPLQPAQDFKRALDGDQGPNTGGMGAYSPLPWADPKLVDEVMELVLQPTVDELRRRGTPFSGLLYAGLAITSRGTRVIEFNARFGDPETQVVLARLRTPLAGVLLGAATGTLDALPPLAWREDAAVTVVIASHNYPETPRTGDPIEGLAEVAAEDGPDAYVLHAGTRHEGDAVVSAGGRVLSVTATGSDLAQAREKAYKAVARIRLDGSQHRTDIAAKAAEGR, from the coding sequence GTGAAGGTCCTCGTCATCGGCGGCGGCGCCCGCGAACACGCCCTGTGCCGCTCTCTGTCCCTCGACCCCGACGTCTCCGCGCTGTACTGCGCTCCCGGCAACGCCGGCATCGCCGAGGTGGCCGAGCTCCGCCCGGTCGACGCCCTCGACGGCGGTGCCGTCGCCGCTCTCGCCACCGAACTCGGAGCCGCGCTGGTCGTCGTCGGCCCGGAGGCCCCGCTGGTCGCCGGCGTGGCCGACGCCGTGCGCGCCGCCGGGATCCCCGTCTTCGGCCCGTCCGCCGAGGCGGCGCAGCTCGAAGGCTCCAAGGCCTTCGCCAAGGACGTGATGGCCGCGGCCGGGGTCCCGACCGCGCGCAGCTACGTCTGCACCACCCCCGAAGAGGTGGACGAGGCCCTCGACGCCTTCGGCGCCCCGTACGTCGTCAAGGACGACGGGCTCGCCGCCGGCAAGGGCGTCGTCGTCACCGAGGACCTGGCCGCCGCCCGCGCGCACGCGCTCGGCTGCGACCGGGTGGTCATCGAGGAGTACCTCGACGGCCCCGAGGTGTCCCTCTTCGCCATCACCGACGGCGTCACCGTGGTGCCGCTCCAGCCGGCGCAGGACTTCAAGCGCGCCCTGGACGGCGACCAGGGCCCCAACACCGGTGGCATGGGCGCGTACTCCCCGCTGCCCTGGGCCGACCCGAAGCTGGTCGACGAGGTCATGGAGCTCGTCCTCCAGCCGACCGTCGACGAGCTCCGCCGCCGCGGCACCCCCTTCTCCGGCCTGCTCTACGCGGGCCTCGCGATCACGAGCCGCGGCACCAGGGTCATCGAGTTCAACGCGCGGTTCGGCGACCCCGAGACCCAGGTGGTCCTGGCCCGGCTGCGCACGCCGCTCGCGGGCGTGCTGCTGGGCGCCGCCACGGGCACCCTGGACGCCCTGCCCCCGCTGGCCTGGCGTGAGGACGCGGCCGTCACGGTGGTCATCGCCTCGCACAACTACCCGGAGACCCCCCGCACCGGGGACCCGATCGAGGGTCTGGCCGAGGTGGCCGCCGAGGACGGGCCGGACGCGTACGTACTGCACGCCGGGACCCGGCACGAGGGCGACGCGGTGGTCAGCGCGGGCGGCCGCGTGCTGTCGGTGACGGCGACCGGTTCCGATCTGGCGCAGGCGCGCGAGAAGGCGTATAAGGCGGTGGCGCGCATCCGGCTCGACGGCTCGCAGCACCGTACGGACATCGCGGCCAAGGCGGCCGAGGGCCGCTGA